Proteins from a single region of bacterium:
- a CDS encoding FAD-dependent oxidoreductase, producing the protein MARILVLGGGVIGLSTAMMLAEQGHDVIVLERDDDPLPNSPNEAWQSWERRGVAQFRQPHFLQAAGRHLLDRHLPDVKQELLDAGCIMFDVSALLPPSIPDRARRDGDERFVTVTGRRVTIEFAVARAAERVISIRRGVTVAELLRGPSAANGVPHITGVRTTNGETIAADLVIDAMGRRSKLPDWVEAIGGRRPIDEAEESGFLYYTRFFRSETGALPQCRSGLLTHFHSFSLLTLPGDSHTWSTTVFVFSGDPVMKTLRDADRWTALVAACPLHAHWLDGEPISSVLPMGGVADRYRRFIVDGRPVATGIVSVGDSWACTNPVGGRGISMGLMHAAGTVEVVQEHLSDPLALALAHDDMTEARVTPWYRNTVEFDRKRTAQIRMVIEGRTAPPTNDPADLLPFAMMHDAELFRAGAEIFSLLALPQHVLARAGVSDRIMDVVAAHPVAVPSGPTRDEVLRIIA; encoded by the coding sequence ATGGCGCGGATACTTGTCCTCGGTGGCGGCGTCATCGGTCTTTCGACCGCAATGATGCTCGCCGAACAGGGCCACGATGTCATCGTTTTGGAACGCGACGATGATCCGCTTCCGAACTCACCGAACGAAGCGTGGCAAAGCTGGGAGCGCCGAGGGGTTGCCCAGTTCCGGCAACCGCATTTCCTCCAGGCCGCCGGACGCCACCTTCTCGATCGCCATTTGCCTGATGTCAAGCAAGAACTGTTGGACGCCGGCTGTATCATGTTCGATGTGAGCGCGCTTCTGCCGCCGTCGATACCCGATCGCGCCCGGCGGGATGGCGACGAGCGTTTCGTGACGGTTACCGGCCGTCGGGTCACGATTGAGTTCGCCGTTGCGCGTGCCGCAGAACGAGTGATATCAATCAGGCGCGGCGTCACCGTGGCGGAGTTGCTGAGGGGGCCTTCAGCGGCGAACGGTGTTCCCCACATCACCGGGGTTCGGACCACAAACGGAGAAACGATTGCTGCCGATCTGGTCATTGACGCGATGGGGCGGCGTTCGAAGCTCCCCGATTGGGTTGAAGCCATCGGCGGCCGGCGCCCGATTGACGAAGCGGAAGAATCTGGATTCCTCTACTACACTCGCTTTTTTCGTTCGGAGACCGGAGCGTTGCCGCAGTGCCGGTCGGGACTGCTGACCCATTTTCATTCGTTTTCGTTGCTCACGCTACCCGGCGATTCGCACACATGGTCGACGACAGTCTTTGTCTTCTCCGGCGACCCCGTCATGAAAACGCTGCGCGATGCGGACCGCTGGACGGCACTCGTCGCCGCCTGCCCGCTGCACGCCCACTGGCTGGACGGGGAGCCGATTAGCAGCGTACTTCCAATGGGCGGAGTCGCGGACCGGTACCGGCGATTTATCGTTGATGGCCGGCCGGTGGCGACCGGTATCGTAAGCGTGGGCGACTCTTGGGCATGCACCAATCCTGTCGGTGGCCGAGGGATCAGCATGGGCTTGATGCACGCGGCCGGCACGGTTGAGGTGGTCCAAGAACATCTGAGCGATCCGCTCGCACTCGCCCTGGCACACGACGATATGACCGAAGCGCGGGTGACGCCCTGGTACCGCAACACGGTGGAATTCGATCGAAAGCGAACTGCGCAAATCAGAATGGTGATCGAAGGTCGGACTGCCCCGCCGACGAACGATCCCGCTGATCTGCTGCCGTTCGCGATGATGCACGACGCTGAACTCTTCCGCGCCGGCGCTGAAATCTTTTCCTTGCTTGCCTTGCCACAGCACGTCCTGGCCCGCGCCGGCGTATCCGACCGGATCATGGACGTGGTCGCTGCCCATCCGGTCGCCGTGCCGTCCGGGCCGACTCGCGACGAGGTGCTTCGCATCATAGCGTAG
- a CDS encoding sulfurtransferase TusA family protein — MSATKSADNDSRRGGDAMSTERPTRRLDLRGSVCPGPTYDTRMTLNEMAAGEILEVVTDYYPAKQTIPALMQELGYPCELKDVDQAVFRVIIQKA; from the coding sequence ATGTCGGCCACGAAGTCCGCGGACAACGACTCCCGGCGCGGGGGGGATGCGATGAGCACTGAGAGGCCTACTCGACGCCTCGATCTTCGAGGCTCCGTCTGTCCCGGTCCGACCTACGATACCCGTATGACCCTCAATGAGATGGCGGCGGGGGAGATTCTTGAGGTGGTCACAGACTACTATCCTGCCAAGCAAACCATTCCAGCGTTGATGCAGGAGCTGGGGTACCCTTGCGAACTCAAAGACGTGGATCAGGCTGTCTTTCGGGTGATCATTCAAAAGGCCTAG
- a CDS encoding oligopeptide/dipeptide ABC transporter ATP-binding protein gives MLLAAEGLTKTYAHRRGWAAPGGRDNRDGRDAVRPALTDASLSLDRGESIGIVGESGSGKSTFARCVALLERPDAGRVLLEGVDLTRLRATPLRRSRRRIQVVFQDPYSSLNPRLTVGSALSEVLLVHRLVSREGVVRRVATLLDQVGMPARAADRYPSDFSGGQRQRICIARALAAEPQVLIADEPVSALDVSIQAQILNLLADLRAQLALSMIFISHDLYVVRYIAPKIAVMFGGRIVEVLPPGVPLEQARHPYTQALLESRSRLEPGWLSQGRERDADLATSLPAKGCPFRERCPHAFGPCRDIDPPARDIEDGHSVACHYVTGAAAEAS, from the coding sequence ATGCTGCTCGCCGCCGAGGGCCTGACGAAAACCTACGCGCACCGGCGCGGCTGGGCCGCCCCGGGCGGCCGCGACAACCGCGATGGACGCGACGCGGTGCGTCCAGCCCTCACGGACGCATCGCTCTCCCTGGACCGAGGCGAGTCGATCGGGATCGTCGGCGAGAGCGGGTCCGGGAAATCGACGTTCGCCCGCTGCGTCGCGCTGCTGGAGCGGCCGGATGCCGGCCGGGTGTTGCTCGAGGGAGTCGACCTCACGCGGTTGCGCGCGACTCCTCTTCGCCGGTCGCGACGGCGCATTCAGGTCGTCTTTCAGGATCCATACTCGTCCCTCAACCCTCGGCTCACGGTCGGGTCGGCGCTGAGCGAGGTGCTGCTGGTTCACCGTCTGGTTTCACGCGAAGGGGTCGTGCGGCGGGTGGCCACGCTACTGGATCAGGTGGGCATGCCGGCCCGCGCCGCGGATCGGTATCCGTCCGATTTCTCAGGCGGCCAGCGCCAGCGGATCTGCATCGCGCGCGCGCTGGCGGCCGAACCCCAGGTATTGATTGCGGACGAACCGGTCAGCGCGCTGGACGTGTCGATCCAGGCCCAGATCCTCAACCTGCTCGCGGATCTGCGCGCGCAGCTCGCGCTGAGCATGATCTTCATCAGCCACGACCTCTACGTCGTACGGTATATTGCGCCGAAGATCGCGGTGATGTTCGGCGGGCGGATCGTCGAGGTGCTGCCGCCCGGTGTGCCGCTCGAGCAGGCCCGGCACCCCTATACGCAAGCGCTCCTGGAGTCGAGATCCCGGCTGGAGCCGGGATGGCTGTCGCAGGGCCGCGAGCGCGACGCCGATCTCGCCACCTCGCTTCCCGCCAAGGGCTGCCCCTTTCGGGAGCGCTGCCCGCATGCGTTCGGCCCGTGCCGGGACATCGATCCGCCGGCCCGCGACATCGAAGACGGCCACAGCGTCGCTTGTCACTACGTGACCGGCGCCGCTGCGGAAGCGTCATAA
- a CDS encoding ABC transporter ATP-binding protein, with the protein MPKDALRVEDLTVAFGDGGRPVVRGVSFEIGPGEAFGLVGESGSGKSLTCRAILRLLPRGAAAGGRVVYGGRPLLDLDDATMQALRGSTIAMIFQDPMTALNPVLRVGDAIAQVISSHEGAGTRAARTRALEMMERVGIRDAARRAAAYPHEFSGGMRQRIHIAMALAARPTLLLADEPTTALDVVVQAEILRLLDGLRREQGMSLLLVSHDFRVVAGLCDRIGVMYAGELVEVGSTRTVLRRPGHPYTVGLMNSLPEAVAGERLRAIPGAPPDPNHLPRGCAFAPRCALAIDACRAAPIALTETSAGHASRCIRTDDVDKLHDGLAAARSPGS; encoded by the coding sequence GTGCCTAAAGACGCGCTTCGCGTCGAGGATCTCACGGTCGCCTTTGGGGATGGGGGCCGCCCGGTCGTGCGGGGCGTGTCGTTCGAAATCGGGCCCGGCGAGGCGTTCGGCCTGGTCGGGGAGAGTGGATCGGGCAAGAGTCTCACCTGTCGCGCGATCCTAAGGTTGCTGCCGCGCGGTGCGGCGGCGGGCGGCCGGGTCGTCTACGGGGGCCGCCCGCTCCTCGACCTCGACGACGCGACGATGCAGGCGCTGCGCGGGTCGACGATCGCGATGATCTTCCAGGACCCGATGACCGCGCTCAACCCGGTGTTGCGCGTCGGAGATGCGATCGCCCAAGTGATCTCATCGCACGAAGGCGCGGGGACGCGCGCGGCCCGCACCCGCGCGCTCGAGATGATGGAGCGGGTCGGAATCCGCGACGCGGCCCGACGCGCGGCCGCCTATCCTCACGAGTTCAGCGGCGGCATGCGCCAGCGCATCCACATCGCCATGGCCCTCGCGGCGCGCCCCACCCTGCTGCTCGCCGACGAGCCTACGACCGCGCTCGACGTGGTGGTGCAGGCCGAGATCCTGCGCCTGCTCGACGGCCTCCGCCGCGAGCAGGGGATGAGCCTCCTGTTGGTCTCCCACGACTTCCGCGTCGTCGCGGGCCTGTGCGACCGGATCGGGGTAATGTACGCCGGCGAACTCGTCGAAGTCGGCTCCACGCGTACCGTCCTCCGGCGGCCGGGGCATCCCTATACCGTCGGCCTGATGAACAGCCTGCCCGAGGCGGTGGCCGGCGAGCGGTTGCGGGCGATTCCCGGAGCTCCGCCCGACCCCAATCATCTGCCGAGAGGCTGTGCCTTTGCCCCGCGCTGCGCGCTCGCGATCGACGCCTGTCGCGCCGCACCGATCGCGCTGACGGAGACATCGGCCGGGCACGCGTCGCGCTGCATCCGGACCGACGACGTCGACAAACTCCACGACGGTCTCGCGGCGGCAAGGAGTCCGGGCTCCTAG
- a CDS encoding ABC transporter permease, translated as MNAVSAAAPAAPPRRRWRAPGSWSLRIGLVGISAIGALAWLAPLIAPYDPTALGLSAALTPPNTAHWFGTDQLGRDILTRVLYAGRIDLQIGTIGVIIPLIMGVVIGLFAGYYAGWPDAVLGRVIDVVTAFPFLVLVLAIVAMLGPGLRNFYIAISLVSWVAYARIVRGESLGTRGRGYILAAKSLGYSDLRIMFRHLLPNVIVPALVFGMSDFVLDILAGASLGFFGLGVQPPTPEWGVMIAEGRNFIITAPWVVIFPGVAIIVTSFFVSLVGDSVSDIVRRVRA; from the coding sequence ATGAACGCCGTCTCCGCGGCCGCGCCGGCCGCTCCCCCGCGGCGCCGGTGGCGCGCGCCGGGCAGCTGGTCGCTCCGCATCGGGCTGGTCGGGATCTCCGCGATCGGCGCGCTGGCGTGGCTTGCGCCGCTCATCGCCCCGTACGATCCGACGGCGCTCGGACTCTCGGCGGCCCTCACGCCCCCGAACACGGCGCACTGGTTCGGCACGGACCAGCTCGGCCGCGACATCCTAACGCGGGTGCTCTACGCCGGGCGGATCGACCTGCAGATCGGGACGATCGGCGTGATCATTCCGCTCATCATGGGCGTCGTGATCGGGTTGTTCGCCGGCTACTATGCGGGCTGGCCCGACGCGGTCCTCGGACGGGTGATCGATGTCGTCACCGCCTTCCCGTTCCTCGTGCTCGTCCTCGCGATCGTGGCCATGCTGGGCCCCGGGCTGCGCAATTTCTACATCGCGATCTCGCTGGTCAGCTGGGTCGCCTACGCGCGCATCGTGCGCGGGGAATCGCTCGGCACTCGAGGACGCGGCTACATCCTCGCCGCGAAAAGCCTCGGCTACAGCGACCTGCGCATCATGTTCCGCCACCTGCTGCCCAACGTCATCGTCCCGGCGCTCGTCTTTGGGATGAGCGACTTCGTGCTCGACATCCTCGCGGGCGCGTCGCTCGGGTTCTTCGGCCTGGGCGTGCAGCCGCCGACGCCCGAGTGGGGCGTGATGATCGCCGAGGGACGGAACTTCATCATCACCGCGCCGTGGGTCGTCATCTTCCCCGGCGTGGCGATCATCGTCACGAGCTTTTTCGTCAGCCTCGTCGGCGACAGCGTCTCCGACATCGTACGCCGCGTCCGTGCCTAA
- a CDS encoding ABC transporter permease gives MIRYIAGRLLLILPVLFGVSIVAFMLIRLIPGNPAVAILGERATPELVARVENQLGLNLPFWRQYLHFLGNAWHGDFGLSFFYGQNASTLTFERIPITLTLIGYAALLGLIIAVPFATLAAVRRETPVDHVIRLAFTATIGIPSFWLGIVLALLLSVKVRLFALGGAGAGGFDTLWHLTLPALTIALHISPILVRALRSSLIGVMDSDYVTTGLAMGLRPVTLLVSYLLRNALTPFISVLGLNIGWLIGGTIIIEQVFGIPGVGSLLITSILTRDYSIVQFVTLVLAFLVVLVNLLTDLAYAALDPRVSFQR, from the coding sequence ATGATTCGCTACATCGCGGGTCGGCTGCTGCTGATCCTGCCCGTGCTGTTCGGCGTCAGCATCGTCGCGTTCATGCTGATCCGCCTGATCCCCGGCAACCCCGCGGTGGCGATCCTGGGGGAGCGCGCGACCCCGGAGCTGGTCGCGCGCGTCGAGAACCAGCTCGGGCTCAACCTCCCGTTCTGGCGTCAGTACCTGCATTTCCTCGGCAACGCGTGGCACGGGGACTTTGGCCTGTCGTTTTTCTACGGCCAGAACGCCTCCACGCTGACGTTTGAACGGATCCCGATCACGCTGACGCTGATCGGCTACGCCGCCCTGCTCGGGTTGATCATCGCCGTCCCGTTCGCCACGCTCGCGGCCGTGCGGCGGGAGACCCCGGTCGATCACGTCATCCGGCTCGCGTTCACGGCGACGATTGGAATCCCGTCGTTCTGGCTCGGCATCGTGCTGGCGCTGCTCCTCAGCGTGAAGGTGCGGCTGTTCGCCCTCGGCGGGGCCGGGGCGGGCGGGTTCGACACGCTGTGGCACCTGACGCTGCCCGCGCTGACGATCGCGCTGCACATCTCGCCCATCCTCGTCCGGGCGCTCAGGAGCAGCCTGATCGGAGTGATGGATTCCGACTACGTGACGACCGGACTCGCGATGGGCCTGCGTCCGGTCACGCTCCTGGTCAGCTACCTGTTGCGCAACGCGCTGACGCCGTTCATCTCCGTGCTGGGCCTGAACATCGGCTGGCTGATCGGCGGCACGATCATCATCGAGCAGGTCTTCGGCATTCCGGGCGTGGGATCGCTCCTGATCACGTCGATCTTGACCCGAGACTACTCGATCGTCCAGTTTGTGACGCTGGTGCTCGCGTTCCTGGTCGTCCTCGTAAACCTGCTGACCGACCTCGCGTACGCCGCCCTCGACCCGCGGGTGTCGTTCCAGCGATGA
- a CDS encoding ABC transporter substrate-binding protein codes for MRIRETVSRAVSCFAVMALAVPIAVIAPRPSAGAGAVTLTMARNADMLTWDPYHTGDDPSIFTQMAVYDRLVKLAPSNKDVEPELATSWKMSPDGLTATFTLRPGVKFSDGSPLTADDVVLSLTRAIDQKGDWGFLFSPVKSVSKVDDKTVAVHMSEPFAPLLAALSTFAANIYPKAQFDKYGPDMGQHPIGTGAYMLDSWQKGSQLTLVRNQNYWQSGKPKVDRIIMRVVGDDNTRVLQLQSGQVDLIDFVPPNQVQQVRGAGLKVYAVNGTAVLRYTLNETIKPFDEVNFRAALGHAIDRAAVAKNVFFGLATVARSLLPETTLYYDPNAGPMTFDLAKAKAFLAKSSVPNGATITVQLPAGNQTYLDAATIWASGLKQIGVTLKIDRLETTTLIQMRNAEHYTIYNAAWTNDTPDPDELMGVAMDFKSQHAAHTFYNNPEAQRLVAMARRELDPKKRQALYTQLQRIESRDAPQIYVVDVPRLYASSPSVIGFQPNSQGKYSFENVSKR; via the coding sequence ATGCGGATTCGCGAAACGGTGTCCCGCGCGGTCAGCTGCTTCGCCGTGATGGCACTGGCAGTTCCGATAGCCGTGATCGCGCCGCGTCCGTCCGCCGGCGCCGGCGCCGTCACGCTCACGATGGCGCGGAACGCGGACATGCTGACGTGGGACCCGTACCACACGGGGGATGACCCCTCGATCTTCACTCAGATGGCGGTCTACGACCGCCTCGTGAAGCTGGCCCCTTCGAACAAGGACGTCGAGCCCGAATTGGCGACGTCCTGGAAGATGTCGCCGGACGGGCTGACCGCCACGTTCACGCTGCGGCCGGGCGTGAAGTTTTCGGACGGATCGCCGCTGACGGCGGACGACGTCGTGCTTTCCCTGACGCGGGCGATCGACCAGAAGGGAGACTGGGGCTTCCTCTTCTCTCCCGTGAAATCCGTGAGCAAAGTCGACGACAAGACGGTCGCCGTGCACATGTCGGAGCCGTTCGCGCCGCTCCTCGCGGCGCTCTCGACGTTCGCCGCGAACATCTACCCCAAGGCGCAGTTCGACAAGTACGGCCCCGATATGGGCCAGCACCCGATCGGAACCGGCGCGTACATGCTCGACAGCTGGCAGAAAGGGTCGCAGCTCACGCTCGTGAGGAACCAGAACTACTGGCAGTCCGGGAAGCCCAAGGTCGACCGGATCATCATGCGGGTCGTCGGCGACGACAACACGCGGGTCTTGCAGCTGCAGTCGGGCCAGGTCGATCTCATCGACTTCGTGCCGCCTAACCAAGTGCAGCAGGTCCGCGGCGCGGGTCTCAAAGTCTACGCCGTGAACGGGACGGCGGTGCTGCGGTACACGCTGAATGAAACCATCAAGCCGTTCGACGAAGTCAACTTCCGCGCCGCGCTCGGGCACGCGATCGACCGTGCGGCCGTCGCGAAGAACGTGTTCTTCGGCCTGGCCACCGTGGCCAGGTCGCTGCTGCCCGAGACGACGCTGTACTACGATCCGAACGCCGGCCCGATGACGTTCGACCTGGCCAAGGCGAAGGCATTTCTCGCCAAGTCGTCCGTGCCCAACGGCGCCACCATCACGGTTCAGCTGCCCGCGGGCAACCAGACGTACCTCGACGCCGCCACCATCTGGGCCAGCGGCCTCAAGCAGATCGGCGTCACCTTGAAGATCGACCGGCTCGAGACGACGACGCTGATCCAAATGCGGAACGCCGAACACTATACCATCTACAACGCGGCCTGGACGAACGACACGCCGGATCCCGACGAGCTGATGGGCGTCGCCATGGACTTCAAGTCGCAGCACGCCGCGCACACGTTCTACAACAACCCGGAGGCGCAGCGGCTCGTCGCCATGGCCCGCCGGGAACTGGACCCCAAGAAGCGACAGGCGCTCTACACTCAGCTGCAGCGGATCGAGAGCCGCGACGCGCCGCAGATTTACGTTGTGGACGTACCGCGCCTCTACGCCAGCTCGCCGAGTGTGATCGGGTTCCAGCCCAATTCCCAGGGCAAGTACTCGTTCGAGAACGTGAGCAAGCGGTGA
- a CDS encoding D-amino acid dehydrogenase: protein MKVLVLGGGVIGVTTAYYLARDGCEVTLLEQADGVGREASGSNAGILAAGHAFAWASPRAPLMLFRSLLGRQTAIRLRLRPDPRLYAWGLRFLRECTADRARRNTLVKLRLSQYSLAVMADLVRGENIAYHASTRGALYLYRDPAELELGVKKMRLLAEHGQRQEILDPDGVAKLDPVFEPVKHKIAGGVLDLGDFSGDSRLFTEELARICREKYGAAVRTGVRIRALRAEGGRVTAAVTDRGELTADRYVLALGVQSPIVARTIGVSIPVYPAKGYSSTFPLRPGATAPTVPCVDERWLVAWSRMGDRLRLTSTAEFTGYDWNWTPQNFADIRQLAGDLFPDAVDFSRGEYKACLRPMTPAGPPILGAGRHDNLFFNTGHGHMGWTMACGSGRVVADLVLERTPEIDLEGLALRPPIAAGLAVEHPK, encoded by the coding sequence ATGAAGGTGCTCGTCCTCGGCGGCGGCGTCATCGGCGTCACGACCGCCTACTACCTGGCGCGCGACGGCTGCGAGGTAACGCTGCTCGAGCAGGCGGACGGAGTCGGCCGCGAAGCCAGCGGCAGCAATGCCGGCATACTCGCCGCGGGACACGCGTTCGCGTGGGCCTCGCCGCGGGCGCCGCTGATGCTGTTCAGGTCGCTCCTCGGCCGGCAGACCGCGATCCGGCTGCGGCTGCGGCCGGACCCGCGCCTTTACGCGTGGGGACTGCGGTTTCTCCGCGAGTGCACGGCCGACCGCGCGCGCCGGAACACCCTCGTCAAGCTGCGCCTCTCCCAGTACAGCCTCGCGGTGATGGCGGATCTCGTGCGCGGCGAGAACATCGCCTACCACGCGAGCACGCGCGGCGCGCTGTATCTCTACCGCGATCCGGCGGAGCTGGAGCTCGGCGTGAAGAAGATGCGGCTGCTCGCCGAGCACGGACAGCGCCAGGAGATCCTCGATCCGGACGGCGTCGCGAAGCTCGATCCGGTCTTCGAGCCGGTCAAACACAAGATCGCGGGCGGCGTGCTCGACCTCGGCGACTTCAGCGGGGACTCGCGGCTGTTTACGGAAGAACTGGCCCGGATCTGCCGCGAGAAGTACGGCGCCGCCGTGCGGACCGGCGTCCGGATACGCGCGCTCCGCGCGGAGGGCGGCCGCGTGACCGCGGCCGTGACCGACCGCGGCGAATTGACCGCGGACCGCTACGTGCTCGCGCTCGGCGTGCAGAGCCCGATCGTCGCGCGCACGATTGGAGTGAGCATCCCGGTGTATCCGGCCAAGGGATACTCGTCGACGTTTCCGCTGCGGCCCGGGGCGACGGCGCCGACGGTCCCGTGCGTCGACGAGCGGTGGCTGGTCGCGTGGTCGCGCATGGGCGACCGGCTGCGCCTCACCTCGACGGCCGAGTTCACGGGGTACGACTGGAACTGGACCCCGCAGAACTTCGCGGACATCCGTCAGCTCGCGGGGGACCTCTTCCCCGACGCGGTAGACTTCAGCCGCGGCGAGTACAAAGCGTGCCTTCGCCCGATGACGCCGGCCGGCCCGCCGATCCTGGGTGCGGGCCGCCACGACAACCTGTTCTTCAACACCGGGCACGGACACATGGGGTGGACGATGGCGTGCGGCTCGGGACGCGTCGTGGCGGACCTCGTCCTCGAGCGCACGCCCGAGATCGACCTCGAAGGACTCGCGCTTCGGCCGCCGATCGCAGCAGGACTTGCCGTAGAGCACCCTAAGTAG